Proteins from one Triticum aestivum cultivar Chinese Spring chromosome 7A, IWGSC CS RefSeq v2.1, whole genome shotgun sequence genomic window:
- the LOC123149306 gene encoding V-type proton ATPase catalytic subunit A, with the protein MSRGWKSFVSPFITTSTGLQEASPAQIDTASPFSPHRRAIPSDAAPADDPSTPAAMAHGDRMTTFEEGERESEYGYVRKVSGPVVVADGMGGAAMYELVRVGHDSLIGEIIRLEGDSATIQVYEETAGLTVNDPVLRTKKPLSCELGPGILGNIFDGIQRPLKTIAIKSGDVYIPRGVSVPALDKDQQWEFQPNKLGVGDNITNGDLYATVFENTLMKHHIALPPGAMGKISYIAPAGQYSLQDTVLELEFQGIKKEFTMLHTWPVRTPRPVASKLAADTPLLTGQRVLDALFPSVLGGTCAIPGAFGCGKTVISQALSKYSNSDTVVYVGCGERGNEMAEVLMDFPQLTMTLPDGREESVMKRTTLVANTSNMPVAAREASIYTGITIAEYFRDMGYNVSMMADSTSRWAEALREISGRLAEMPADSGYPAYLASRLASFYERAGKVQCLGSPDRTGSVTIVGAVSPPGGDFSDPVTSATLSIVQVFWGLDKKLAQRKHFPSVNWLISYSKYSTALEGYYEKFDPGFIDMRTKAREVLQREDDLNEIVQLVGKDALGESDKITLETAKLLREDYLAQNAFTPYDKYCPFYKSVWMMRNIIHFNTLANQAVERAANADGHKITYAVVKSRMGDLFYRLVSQKFEDPAEGEDVLIAKFQKLYDDLTTGFRNLEDEAR; encoded by the exons ATGAGTCGTGGCTGGAAATCGTTCGTGTCCCCCTTCATCACCACCTCTACGGGGCTCCAGGAAGCGTCTCCAGCCCAGATCGACaccgcctcccccttctccccacACCGCCGCGCGATCCCATCTGACGCCGCCCCGGCCGACGACCCCAGCACGCCGGCCGCCATGGCGCACGGCGACCGCATGACCACCTTCGAGGAGGGCGAGCGCGAGAGCGAGTACGGCTACGTCCGCAAG GTCTCTGGGCCCGTGGTCGTGGCTGATGGCATGGGCGGTGCCGCCATGTACGAGCTCGTCCGTGTCGGCCACGACAGCCTCATCGGCGAAATCATCCGTCTCGAGGGCGATTCAGCTACAATTCAAG TTTACGAGGAAACAGCTGGGCTAACTGTCAACGATCCCGTGTTGAGAACGAAAAAG CCTCTTTCATGTGAGTTGGGACCTGGTATTCTTGGAAACATCTTTGATGGAATCCAG CGCCCTCTGAAAACTATTGCTATTAAGTCTGGAGATGTCTACATTCCACGTGGTGTTTCAGTCCCTGCTCTTGATAAAGATCAGCAGTGGGAGTTCCAGCCAAATAAGCTAG GTGTTGGAGATAATATCACAAATGGAGATCTATACGCT ACCGTATTTGAGAACACATTGATGAAGCACCATATCGCGCTCCCTCCTGGTGCTATGGGAAAGATAAGTTACATTGCCCCTGCGGGTCAGTACAGTCTGCAG GACACAGTGCTGGAATTGGAGTTTCAGGGCATCAAAAAGGAGTTCACTATGCTCCAC ACATGGCCTGTGCGGACACCACGGCCTGTTGCGTCAAAACTTGCTGCTGACACGCCTCTTCTAACAGGACAG CGTGTACTTGACGCACTGTTTCCCTCGGTGCTTGGAGGAACATGTGCTATTCCTGGAGCTTTCGGTTGTGGAAAAACTGTCATTAGTCAGGCGCTCTCAAAG TATTCCAATTCCGACACTGTGGTTTATGTGGGCTGTGGAGAAAGAGGAAATGAGATGGCTGAGGTCCTTATGGACTTCCCGCAATTGACAATGACGTTGCCTGATGGACGTGAAGAGTCAGTCATGAAAAGAACAACGCTTGTGGCTAACACCTCCAACATGCCTGTCGCCGCTCGTGAAGCCTCCATTTATACAG GAATTACTATTGCTGAATACTTCCGTGACATGGGCTACAATGTTAGTATGATGGCTGATTCCACGTCCAGGTGGGCCGAAGCATTGCGTGAAATTTCAGGACGTTTG GCTGAAATGCCTGCGGATAGTGGTTACCCCGCATATTTGGCTTCACGGTTGGCATCCTTCTATGAACGTGCTGGGAAGGTGCAATGTCTTGGCAGTCCAGACCGGACAGGCAGTGTCACAATTGTTGGCGCCGTCTCTCCTCCTGGAGGAGATTTTTCAGATCCTGTTACCTCTGCTACCCTCAGTATTGTGCAG GTCTTCTGGGGACTGGATAAGAAGCTGGCTCAAAGAAAGCATTTCCCATCTGTTAATTGGCTCATTTCTTACTCAAAATACTCCACG GCTTTGGAAGgatactatgaaaagtttgatccTGGCTTTATTGACATGAGAACAAAAGCTCGTGAAGTGTTGCAGAGAGAGGATGACCTAAACGAAATTGTCCAG CTTGTTGGTAAAGATGCACTGGGAGAATCTGACAAGATTACTTTGGAGACAGCCAAGCTTCTGAGGGAAGATTATTTGGCACAGAATGCTTTTACCCC ATATGACAAGTATTGTCCATTCTACAAATCTGTCTGGATGATGCGCAACATTATTCATTTCAATACATTAGCGAATCAG GCCGTGGAGCGAGCAGCCAATGCTGATGGACACAAGATAACCTACGCCGTCGTAAAGAGTCGCATGGGCGATCTATTTTACCGCCTTGT ATCCCAAAAGTTCGAAGACCCCGCAGAAGGCGAAGACGTCCTAATCGCAAAATTCCAGAAGTTGTACGACGACCTCACCACCGGGTTCCGCAACCTAGAAGACGAGGCTAGGTAA